From Apium graveolens cultivar Ventura chromosome 9, ASM990537v1, whole genome shotgun sequence, the proteins below share one genomic window:
- the LOC141685798 gene encoding uncharacterized protein LOC141685798 encodes MNALAWNCQRLGSPGKIQFLQEVTRSEKPSFVFLCETISRYEKMEKICSKLGFEGFVAVEPQLKSGGIALFWKNAEAVNLLSIYGEPAWTQRFKIWELLKNLSRDADLPWCVMGDLNNILSQTDKKGGPPYPNHLIEGFNDCVHEANLQDLDIIGHQFIWEKG; translated from the exons ATGAATGCACTAGCTTGGAACTGCCAGCGCTTGGGTTCACCTGGAAAGATTCAGTTCCTTCAAGAAGTAACCCGTAGTGAGAAGCCGTCGTTTGTCTTTCTTTGTGAAACCATAAGTCGTTATGAGAAAATGGAAAAGATATGTAGTAAGTTAGGGTTTGAAGGTTTTGTTGCTGTTGAGCCTCAATTGAAAAGTGGAGGAATTGCTCTATTCTGGAAAAATGCAGAGGCTGTGAACCTGTTAA GTATCTATGGAGAGCCTGCGTGGACACAGAGGTTTAAAATATGGGAGCTTTTAAAGAACTTATCTCGTGATGCGGATCTACCTTGGTGTGTAATGGGAGATCTCAACAATATTTTGTCTCAAACAGATAAGAAGGGTGGTCCTCCATACCCAAATCATCTTATTGAGGGATTTAATGACTGTGTTCACGAAGCTAATCTTCAAGATCTTGATATAATAGGTCACCAGTTTATATGGGAAAAAGGATGA